CGGCGGTCGGCGCGACGATTCACCGCCGGACGGCGCGACCGTTCGGCCCGGCACAGCGAGGCGATCGAGGAATGATTCGTCCGCGCACGACAAATGCAGGATTCGCTGCCGAAAGAGGAGCGCGCCGCGATGTCGATGCCGCGGACGGCAGTTTCAAATGCCCGTATACGGCTGTGCCGTCGAACTCAGACGGTGCGGCACATCCGGCGGAATTCGACGAAGCAGCGCCGAATGGGACACCTGCTTGCACTCATGCGAACAGGCTAGATCCGGCGACGGTGCGATGGCGGCAAGTGTGATCCAAAGCACCCGTTAACCTATAGGCTAAGTGGGAGTTACGGGTGTGTCCTGCCTGGTCAGAAGCGCCCGGCGCTACGCTGCCTGTAGTCCGGGACGGTCCGCGCCGACCGGGGTCGCCCGCAGGCGGCCCCGGATCGTGCGGGCGGCCGCGCGCAACTCGCGCACCGTGTGCGCCACCGGTGCCTCGCGCAGGGCCTCCGGCGAGGCCAGTGCGTAGATCCGACGGTGCGGCCAGTTGGCCAGCGGTCGCACGCGCAGCCGACTGTCGAGGTGGGCCGAGATGGCCAGCTCGTTCATGAGGGTGATGCCGACGCCGCTGGTCACGAGGTTCTGGATCGTGACGTGGTCGTCCGCGGTGGCCACCAGGCGGGGCGTGAAACGCGTCGCCGCGCAGGCGGCGAGGAAGCGCTCCCGCACGGTCTCCATGACCCACGGCTCGTCGGCGAGGTCGGCGAAGTCGACCTCGTCACCGTCGGACGTCTCCCGGGCCAGCCGGTGGTCGGCCGGCACCACGACGCACCGGCGATCGGTCATCAGGGACACGCGGCGAAGGCCGCGCTCCGCGTCGGCGGTGGCCTCGTTGGTCCAGTCGCACAGCAGGCCGATCTCGATCTTGCCGGACCGCAGGAGCTGGGCGGCCTCGGGCGGTTCGACCTGCTGCACGACGAGCTGCGGTGCGGGATCCCCGCCGTCGTCAGGCGTGCTCCGGGCGAGCCGGTCCAGCAGCGAGGGGACCAGGGTGGCGCAGCTGCTCCGGAACGCCCCCAGCCGGACGGTGTCGGCCCGCTGCTCGCTCATCGCCCTGATCTCGGCCTCGGCGGCCGCGAGGGCGGTCAGCACGATCTCGGCGTGGTCGGCCAGCCGGCGGCCGGTCTCGGTCAACACGATTCCTCGTCCCGCCCGCATCACCAGGGATGCCCGGGTGGCCCGTTCGAGCAGCCGCATCTGATAACTGATGGCCGGCTGGGAATAACCGAGTGCCTTGGCGGCGGCGGTGTACGAGCCGTACCGCGCCACTTCGGCCAGGATCAGCAACTGATGCGTGTCCAACACGAGTGGAATCATAAGGATCACTTATGAATGCTCGGTGACGTTTTGATTGGACGTTCGGCGGCGTCGGCCCGATGCTTTGTCCGCAACCGAATTCGGCTGACCCCCGCTATCGGACGGTGCCCCCAGATATTCGTCGTCGGCGCCGTCCTGCCCACGGCCGACCACGAGCGGCCGGCGTTCACCCACCCCCGAGTAGTCCCCGGACACACCCTCAGGAGAGACACAGTGGAACCATCGACCGTCCTGGCCGCTCGCGGCCGACGCCGGCTCGCCGGTCGACGGGCTGCCGTCCTGGCCACCGCCGTGGCACTGACCACCGCCCTCGGCGTGACCGCAGGGTGCAGCTCCGCCCCCCTGCCGGCGCCGCCCGGCACCGCCGCCGCCGACGGGGGAGCGGGCGGCGAGTCGATCGAGAAGATCCTGGCCGACGCCCCCGTCGCCGACCCGGCCGACCTGTCGGCCGGTGGCCGGGCGGCCACCATCAAGCAGGCGGGCACCCTGCGCGTCGGGGGCACCGCCACCGCCGCCCTGTTCTCGCTGAAGGACCCGACCACCGGCAAGGTGACCGGCTTCGACGCCTACCTGGCTCAACTCCTGGCCAAGTACATCACCGGGACGCCGTCGGTCGAACTGGTCCAGGTGACGGCGCAGACCCGGGAACTACTGCTGCAGAACGGCACCGTCGACGCGGTGCTGGCCACCTACACCATCACCCCGGCCCGGGCCGAGAAGATCAACTTTGCCGGGCCGTACTTCAACTCCGGCACCTCGATCCTGGTGAAGAAGTCGGAGACCGGCATCACGACGCCGTCGGACCTGGCCGGCCGGACGGTCGTGACCCAGGCCAACTCCACGGCGGTCAACACCCTCAAGCAGGTGGTGCCGGACGCGAAGCTGCTCCTGCTGGAGACCAACGACCAGTGCGTCCAGGCGCTTCGCCAGGGCCGGGCGGAGGCGTAC
Above is a window of Verrucosispora sp. NA02020 DNA encoding:
- a CDS encoding LysR family transcriptional regulator, which gives rise to MLDTHQLLILAEVARYGSYTAAAKALGYSQPAISYQMRLLERATRASLVMRAGRGIVLTETGRRLADHAEIVLTALAAAEAEIRAMSEQRADTVRLGAFRSSCATLVPSLLDRLARSTPDDGGDPAPQLVVQQVEPPEAAQLLRSGKIEIGLLCDWTNEATADAERGLRRVSLMTDRRCVVVPADHRLARETSDGDEVDFADLADEPWVMETVRERFLAACAATRFTPRLVATADDHVTIQNLVTSGVGITLMNELAISAHLDSRLRVRPLANWPHRRIYALASPEALREAPVAHTVRELRAAARTIRGRLRATPVGADRPGLQAA
- a CDS encoding glutamate ABC transporter substrate-binding protein, whose product is MEPSTVLAARGRRRLAGRRAAVLATAVALTTALGVTAGCSSAPLPAPPGTAAADGGAGGESIEKILADAPVADPADLSAGGRAATIKQAGTLRVGGTATAALFSLKDPTTGKVTGFDAYLAQLLAKYITGTPSVELVQVTAQTRELLLQNGTVDAVLATYTITPARAEKINFAGPYFNSGTSILVKKSETGITTPSDLAGRTVVTQANSTAVNTLKQVVPDAKLLLLETNDQCVQALRQGRAEAYVLDQAILLGNAQRDPEVKVVGQPFTEDPYGIGLPPGDAEFKTFVNGWLTKIVEAGLWDRIWKLTLGTAIEGEPPTPPVLGSVAGS